In a genomic window of Hyphomonas sp.:
- the maiA gene encoding maleylacetoacetate isomerase, which translates to MIRLYEYWRSSASYRLRIALYLKGAEFETVQVNIAPGQDEQFSDAFRSTNPQMRVPAIEVDGHVVGQSMAILEWIDETLPGPSLLPEDALLRLEARAFADTIACDVHPLNNLSVLKMLRTEFGADDAAVKAWYHDWIRRGFDALELVAAKRNASGFLFGATPTLAEIALVPQIYNAQRFEMDLSPYPALMAVNAHCLAQAAFKAAMPVNPAG; encoded by the coding sequence ATGATCCGGCTGTACGAATACTGGCGGTCTTCCGCGTCCTATCGCCTGCGCATCGCGCTGTACCTGAAAGGGGCGGAGTTCGAGACCGTCCAGGTCAACATCGCGCCAGGACAGGATGAGCAGTTCAGCGACGCGTTCCGGTCGACCAACCCGCAAATGCGCGTTCCGGCTATTGAAGTGGACGGGCATGTGGTCGGGCAGTCGATGGCGATTCTGGAGTGGATCGATGAGACCCTGCCGGGGCCGTCCCTGTTGCCAGAGGATGCATTGCTGCGTCTGGAGGCGCGTGCGTTCGCGGACACGATTGCCTGCGATGTGCACCCACTGAACAATCTCTCTGTGCTGAAGATGTTGCGAACGGAATTTGGCGCGGACGATGCTGCGGTCAAGGCCTGGTATCATGACTGGATCCGGCGCGGGTTTGATGCGCTGGAGCTTGTAGCAGCAAAGCGGAATGCGTCCGGCTTCCTGTTCGGCGCAACGCCGACGCTGGCAGAGATCGCGTTGGTCCCGCAGATCTACAATGCACAGCGGTTCGAGATGGACCTGTCACCATACCCGGCCCTGATGGCCGTAAATGCGCACTGCCTGGCGCAGGCGGCGTTCAAGGCGGCCATGCCCGTCAATCCGGCCGGCTAG
- a CDS encoding DUF6285 domain-containing protein translates to MHDAPSQSEMIAAVKSFIDQTALPSLKGHAAFHARVASNVLATVLRELEHRPAAESAERQRLVALLNADDTAPVDRLNRDLCEKLRKGELDLSSPGLLSHLKTTTIDQLSIDQPGYSGLNPD, encoded by the coding sequence ATGCATGACGCGCCATCCCAGTCGGAAATGATTGCCGCCGTGAAATCCTTCATCGACCAGACCGCGCTGCCCTCCCTGAAGGGCCACGCGGCCTTCCATGCACGCGTCGCCTCGAATGTCCTGGCCACGGTGCTGAGGGAACTCGAACATCGCCCCGCCGCCGAATCGGCCGAACGCCAGCGGCTTGTGGCGCTGCTGAACGCCGATGATACAGCGCCGGTCGACCGTCTGAATCGCGATCTTTGCGAGAAGCTTCGCAAGGGGGAACTGGACCTGTCCTCGCCGGGGCTGCTGTCACACCTCAAAACCACCACAATTGACCAGTTGTCTATCGACCAGCCCGGCTATTCAGGCCTGAACCCAGACTGA
- a CDS encoding phosphotransferase family protein, producing MGSHDEILKSLQAWAGQFYGGDATVSQLVRLSGGASQETWSVDVTHDGAAEELILRRVPGGVATTRNSEALGLATEAKLLEGAAGSVPAPRVVQVFDPGSEVGEAFLMNRIPGQTIARKILRDDEFQTARSRLTAQCGQALAAIHAIPLDTLPDLPDSGGLDQLEKYETIYRSFDLPRPVFELAMAWLKSNTPAPVPKVLVHGDYRIGNLIVDADGLAAVLDWELAHLGDPREDIAWLCVNSWRFGYAGNRVGGFGQLPDLLAAYHSAGGQEFTTREIDWWEILGSLKWGIMCMIMYESFRSGADPSVERAAIGRRVSETEIDLLNLLEQKA from the coding sequence ATGGGTAGTCATGACGAGATTCTAAAGAGTTTACAGGCATGGGCTGGGCAATTTTACGGCGGCGACGCGACCGTTTCGCAGCTCGTTCGCCTGTCCGGCGGAGCCAGTCAAGAGACATGGAGTGTTGATGTCACGCATGATGGAGCGGCCGAGGAGCTGATCCTGAGGCGTGTTCCCGGTGGCGTCGCCACGACCCGCAATTCCGAAGCCTTGGGGCTCGCGACCGAAGCCAAGCTGCTTGAAGGCGCGGCCGGATCGGTCCCTGCCCCCCGCGTGGTTCAGGTTTTCGATCCCGGCAGCGAAGTCGGGGAAGCCTTCCTGATGAACCGGATCCCCGGCCAGACGATCGCCCGGAAGATCCTCAGGGATGACGAATTTCAGACAGCCCGGTCACGGCTGACGGCGCAGTGCGGCCAGGCATTGGCGGCAATACACGCGATTCCGCTCGACACATTGCCGGACCTTCCCGACAGCGGCGGGCTTGATCAGCTCGAGAAATACGAGACCATCTATCGGAGTTTCGACCTGCCGCGCCCGGTCTTCGAACTCGCCATGGCCTGGCTGAAATCCAACACGCCCGCCCCCGTTCCGAAGGTCCTTGTGCATGGGGATTACCGCATCGGGAACCTCATCGTGGATGCCGATGGCCTCGCCGCTGTGCTTGACTGGGAACTTGCCCATCTGGGTGACCCGCGCGAGGATATTGCGTGGCTGTGCGTCAATTCCTGGCGGTTCGGATATGCCGGGAATCGCGTTGGAGGCTTCGGCCAGCTTCCGGACCTGCTCGCGGCCTACCATTCGGCGGGCGGACAGGAATTCACCACCCGCGAAATCGACTGGTGGGAGATACTCGGCAGCCTCAAATGGGGGATCATGTGCATGATCATGTACGAATCTTTCCGCTCCGGCGCCGACCCCAGCGTAGAGCGTGCTGCCATCGGGCGGCGGGTGTCGGAAACCGAGATCGACCTGCTGAACCTGCTCGAACAGAAAGCCTGA
- a CDS encoding DUF502 domain-containing protein, with product MSKTEKTDQPDYGLLPPHKPRRLSFFGWLRGRFFAGMVIALPVVVTFLILQFLINEIDKRVVPLLPAALKPETYLNYAVPGFGLIVLVVFLTVLGAIATNLIGRSVIGLADRILSRLPFVRSVYSAFKQLVDVFASSNTEQFSECVLIEYPKKGTWCLGFLSSPAKGEVRSVLGPAFIGVFVPTTPNPTSGFLMYVESSEVVRLDMTVEEGAKMILSAGLVVPEHLPIKEDANTSDTVDGDATPPAQSASGA from the coding sequence ATGTCGAAGACCGAGAAAACCGATCAACCCGATTACGGTTTGCTCCCTCCTCACAAGCCGCGCCGCCTCAGCTTTTTCGGATGGCTGAGAGGGCGGTTCTTTGCCGGCATGGTGATTGCCCTGCCGGTGGTGGTCACCTTTCTGATCCTGCAATTCCTGATCAACGAGATCGACAAGCGGGTTGTCCCGTTGCTGCCGGCCGCGCTGAAGCCTGAGACATATCTGAATTATGCGGTGCCGGGCTTCGGCCTGATCGTGCTGGTGGTGTTCCTGACGGTTCTGGGTGCGATTGCGACAAACCTGATCGGACGTTCGGTCATCGGTCTGGCCGACCGCATCCTCAGCCGACTGCCCTTCGTGCGATCGGTCTATTCGGCGTTCAAGCAACTGGTTGATGTGTTCGCGAGCAGCAATACCGAACAGTTCAGCGAATGCGTGCTGATCGAGTATCCCAAGAAGGGCACATGGTGCCTCGGATTCCTCTCGAGCCCGGCAAAGGGGGAAGTGCGCAGCGTGCTCGGGCCTGCCTTTATCGGTGTGTTCGTGCCGACCACGCCGAACCCCACATCCGGCTTTCTCATGTATGTTGAGTCGAGCGAAGTTGTCAGACTGGACATGACGGTCGAGGAAGGCGCGAAGATGATCCTGTCTGCCGGACTCGTTGTGCCGGAACATTTGCCGATAAAGGAAGATGCCAACACGTCCGACACGGTCGACGGAGACGCTACTCCACCGGCGCAGTCTGCATCCGGGGCGTAA
- the recG gene encoding ATP-dependent DNA helicase RecG, whose product MRDERLFPLFESLDSLSGVGPKLKPVLERLVGGDSVWDLLLHLPERWVDRRVKASIDDAILGEVATLRGEVHAYHAPYSEKSPHKIVLYDGTGFLTLAFFRADGRWLQGQFPLGKERVVSGMVEEFNGERQMTHPDYIVDPARGALPPVVEPIYGLTAGLTNKRVHGFAVQALDRVDADLPEWVDPALVDTRNWPDFKAALTGLHAPVEYDPDAFERARDRLAYDEALARESAFALARASRARRSSPSVPVHADAHAALLKSLPYTPTGAQSRAFRQISEDMASTSPMRRMLQGDVGAGKTLVSAMAAVQAASAGFQTAFMSPTEVLARQQFETMDTLLSPLGYTVAALTGRDKATVRESILMGLADGTIHVVSGTQALFQQAVTFRNLGLVIVDEQHRFGVADRMRLAGKALSPHMLVMSATPIPRTLAQAVHGDLDVSILDEKPAGRVPVETRALPDTRLDEVVGAVGRAIRRGERAFWVCPKVDVDDDDSTAVGRHAALSEQLGVPVGLVHGRMKPADKDSALEDFRSGRTKLLVATTVIEVGVDVPEATIMVIERAEGFGLAQLHQLRGRVGRGDRPSYCLLLYRPPLGETARERLDTLRRTEDGFEIAEADFKLRGPGDMLGLKQAGATDYRVLDLARHADLLDIALKDAGALVTRDPELQSDRGQALRLVRELLTPRMQTAPVE is encoded by the coding sequence ATGCGGGACGAACGACTCTTTCCCTTGTTTGAAAGTCTGGACAGCCTCTCGGGCGTTGGCCCGAAGCTGAAGCCGGTGCTCGAACGCTTAGTTGGCGGGGACAGTGTCTGGGACTTGCTTCTGCACCTGCCGGAGCGCTGGGTGGACCGCAGGGTCAAGGCGAGCATTGACGATGCCATTCTGGGCGAAGTGGCAACGCTGCGGGGTGAGGTCCATGCCTATCACGCGCCCTATTCCGAGAAGTCTCCGCACAAGATCGTCCTCTATGACGGCACAGGATTTCTGACCCTCGCCTTTTTCCGCGCAGATGGACGCTGGCTGCAGGGGCAGTTCCCGCTCGGAAAGGAGCGTGTGGTCTCGGGCATGGTGGAAGAGTTCAATGGCGAGCGCCAGATGACCCATCCGGACTATATCGTCGATCCGGCCAGGGGCGCGCTGCCGCCGGTTGTTGAACCGATCTACGGCCTGACCGCCGGCCTGACGAACAAGCGCGTGCATGGCTTTGCGGTACAGGCACTGGACCGGGTGGATGCCGACTTGCCGGAATGGGTCGACCCGGCGCTTGTGGACACCCGCAACTGGCCGGACTTCAAGGCGGCCCTCACGGGCCTGCATGCGCCCGTCGAATATGATCCAGACGCGTTTGAGCGCGCACGAGATCGTCTCGCCTATGACGAAGCCCTGGCCCGGGAATCTGCCTTCGCGCTTGCGCGTGCCAGCCGGGCCCGAAGGTCGTCGCCATCGGTGCCGGTCCACGCCGACGCGCATGCCGCCCTTTTGAAAAGCCTGCCCTACACGCCCACGGGGGCGCAAAGCCGGGCCTTCCGCCAGATATCGGAGGACATGGCCTCCACGTCGCCCATGCGCCGCATGCTGCAGGGTGATGTTGGTGCAGGCAAGACGCTGGTCAGCGCCATGGCTGCCGTGCAGGCCGCCAGCGCCGGCTTCCAGACCGCGTTCATGTCACCTACCGAAGTGCTTGCGCGCCAGCAATTCGAGACCATGGACACGCTGCTCTCGCCCCTCGGCTACACGGTGGCGGCGCTGACCGGGCGGGACAAGGCGACCGTCCGCGAAAGCATCCTGATGGGTCTGGCCGACGGTACGATCCATGTCGTATCGGGCACGCAGGCATTGTTCCAGCAGGCCGTGACCTTCCGCAATCTCGGCCTGGTCATCGTTGACGAACAACACAGGTTCGGCGTCGCAGACCGCATGCGGCTGGCGGGCAAGGCCCTCAGCCCGCACATGCTCGTGATGAGCGCGACCCCCATCCCGCGCACGCTCGCCCAGGCCGTACATGGTGACCTCGACGTCTCCATACTTGATGAAAAGCCGGCTGGCCGTGTGCCGGTGGAAACACGCGCGCTGCCGGACACGCGCCTCGATGAAGTCGTCGGCGCTGTCGGGCGGGCCATTCGGCGCGGTGAGCGAGCCTTTTGGGTGTGCCCGAAGGTCGATGTGGATGATGACGATTCGACCGCCGTGGGCCGCCATGCGGCTTTAAGCGAACAGTTGGGTGTGCCTGTCGGTCTCGTCCACGGGCGCATGAAGCCGGCTGACAAGGATTCAGCCCTCGAGGATTTCCGCAGTGGCCGCACCAAACTGCTGGTCGCCACCACTGTCATCGAAGTGGGCGTGGATGTCCCGGAAGCGACCATCATGGTGATCGAACGCGCCGAAGGCTTCGGGCTCGCCCAGCTGCACCAATTGCGCGGGCGCGTCGGCCGCGGCGACCGCCCTTCCTATTGTCTCCTGCTCTATCGGCCGCCACTCGGGGAAACGGCCCGAGAGCGACTGGACACGTTGCGGCGGACCGAAGACGGTTTCGAGATCGCGGAGGCGGATTTCAAGCTGAGAGGCCCGGGAGACATGCTTGGTCTGAAACAGGCTGGCGCCACGGATTACCGCGTGCTGGATCTCGCCCGTCATGCCGATCTGCTGGATATCGCGTTGAAAGACGCAGGAGCGCTCGTCACGCGCGATCCCGAGCTGCAAAGCGATCGCGGCCAGGCCCTGCGTCTCGTGCGGGAATTGCTTACGCCCCGGATGCAGACTGCGCCGGTGGAGTAG
- a CDS encoding succinate dehydrogenase assembly factor 2 has translation METRRRKLKFRAWRRGFREMDLLMGSFADAHIDAFDADALDEFEGLLGVPDWEVYAWLIGQKPVPESHRGPVLDQLIAFRYAAQGG, from the coding sequence ATGGAAACACGTCGCCGAAAACTCAAATTCAGGGCCTGGCGGCGCGGATTCCGGGAGATGGACCTGCTGATGGGCTCTTTTGCTGATGCCCATATCGATGCGTTCGATGCAGATGCGCTCGACGAGTTCGAAGGCCTCCTCGGTGTTCCGGACTGGGAGGTCTACGCGTGGCTGATCGGCCAGAAGCCCGTGCCTGAGTCGCATCGCGGTCCGGTGCTGGACCAACTCATCGCATTCCGGTACGCCGCGCAGGGCGGTTAG
- the mfd gene encoding transcription-repair coupling factor — protein MTPVELLKSLSGPAALSGAPFGADLIAFCAALEARGGVGLYVTRDDKTAATARRVAQFAAPRLEQVDLPSWDTLPYDRVSPTAGVAARRCAALARLSRYEEAQGPILVVTTASSLVQRVPPVSVLRRSSFAVARGQSVNQKELTDYLAVNGYLRSSTVREQGEFAIRGGIIDIFPPTSPEPYRLDFFGDTLETLRTFDTESQRSTGEAKAVAFAPVSEILFDDDVLARFREKYLAVFGPPSGDPAYEAARASIRRQGVEGWLPLFHDHLETLFDYAGPDPLIGMGHLAGEAAAERLAQADDYHAARLEAGGGDVRQAKVLAPEELYLTPSELEAGLTSRATARFYPSEPSADAFDLQGRPGRDFAPERLQSDINIFEAAIAHAKRLGKDGRPVVFAAWSTGSADRLINVMADHGLTDLALVHSLEAASKTDFTVVEIPLESGFETPDVAVISEADILGDRLAGPRRKRKTANFISDAAALNPGDLIVHIDHGVGRYVGLKTLDVTGAPHDCLHLEYAGGDTIFLPVENIDLISRYGSEDAENQLDRLGGAGWQTRKAKAKKRILEMAAELMNIAAARELKRADAVNAGQGLYEEFAARFPYEETDDQLNAIEDVLGDLASGKPMDRLVCGDVGFGKTEVALRGAFVAAMSGKQVAVIAPTTLLARQHYKTFAERFAGWPLKVRQLSRLVSAKEASETRAGLTDGSVDVVVGTHALLTKSIEFKRLGLLIVDEEQRFGVKHKERLKELKADVHVLTLSATPIPRTLQMALTGIRDLSIIATPPVDRLSVRTYITEEDTVTLREALLREKYRGGQAFFVAPRIQDLDRLERFLRDNVPEVSFIVAHGQMAAGELEDIMTAFYEGKYDVLLSTTIVESGLDIPRANTLIIHRADMFGLAQLYQLRGRVGRSKLRAYAYFTTPKDKVITETADRRLKILQSLDSLGAGFQLASHDLDMRGSGNLLGDQQSGHVKEVGVELYQSMLEDAVNALKTGASDGDEFADDWSPQINTGAAVLIPESYVEDLNIRLSLYRRLSEISTAAERESFAAELIDRFGPLPDETRQLLEVTAIKVQCKTLGISKLDAGDKGAVFAFREDTILDPARLLDVVRSRPSQLRIRPDSKLVHSGLGGTPEQRLLNIRKFLKELEAAAGLVPA, from the coding sequence ATGACCCCTGTAGAGCTCCTGAAATCACTGAGCGGCCCGGCCGCCCTGTCCGGTGCGCCTTTCGGCGCGGACCTGATCGCCTTCTGCGCGGCGCTGGAGGCGCGCGGCGGGGTCGGGCTCTATGTCACGCGGGACGACAAGACTGCAGCCACTGCTCGGCGTGTGGCACAGTTTGCCGCGCCGAGGCTGGAACAGGTGGACCTGCCGAGCTGGGATACGCTGCCCTATGACCGGGTGAGCCCGACTGCAGGTGTGGCGGCCCGCCGATGCGCAGCCCTGGCGCGCCTGTCGAGATATGAGGAAGCCCAGGGGCCGATTCTTGTCGTTACGACGGCCTCTTCCCTCGTGCAGCGCGTCCCGCCCGTCAGCGTTCTGCGCCGATCCTCGTTCGCCGTCGCGCGCGGACAATCCGTAAACCAGAAGGAACTGACCGACTATCTGGCCGTGAACGGCTATTTGCGGTCGAGTACGGTTCGGGAGCAGGGCGAATTCGCCATCCGTGGCGGCATCATCGACATCTTCCCGCCGACGTCGCCTGAGCCCTACCGGCTGGATTTCTTTGGCGATACGCTCGAGACCCTGCGCACATTCGACACCGAATCCCAAAGGTCTACGGGAGAGGCCAAGGCTGTGGCCTTCGCTCCGGTCAGCGAAATCCTGTTCGACGATGATGTGCTGGCCCGGTTCCGGGAGAAATATCTCGCAGTGTTCGGTCCGCCCTCGGGTGACCCGGCCTATGAGGCCGCGCGCGCCTCGATCCGCCGTCAGGGTGTCGAAGGCTGGCTGCCCCTGTTCCATGACCATCTGGAAACCCTGTTCGACTATGCCGGCCCTGACCCGCTGATCGGGATGGGCCACCTTGCCGGAGAGGCCGCCGCCGAGCGCCTGGCCCAGGCCGACGACTATCATGCCGCGCGTCTGGAAGCTGGCGGGGGTGACGTGCGTCAGGCCAAGGTGCTCGCGCCGGAAGAATTGTATCTGACGCCGTCCGAACTGGAAGCCGGGCTGACCTCCAGAGCCACAGCACGGTTCTATCCCTCCGAGCCCAGCGCCGACGCCTTTGACCTGCAGGGGCGTCCCGGACGGGACTTCGCGCCGGAACGGCTTCAGTCCGACATCAACATCTTCGAGGCGGCCATCGCGCATGCCAAACGTCTCGGCAAGGATGGCCGCCCGGTCGTCTTTGCAGCCTGGTCAACCGGTTCGGCTGATCGACTCATCAATGTGATGGCAGATCATGGCCTGACGGATCTCGCCCTGGTGCATTCGCTCGAGGCGGCGAGCAAGACGGATTTCACCGTGGTGGAGATTCCGCTCGAGTCGGGTTTCGAGACACCGGATGTCGCGGTGATTTCGGAAGCCGACATACTTGGCGATCGTCTTGCCGGGCCGCGCCGAAAGCGGAAGACCGCGAATTTCATCTCCGATGCTGCGGCGCTCAATCCCGGCGACCTGATCGTGCATATCGACCACGGTGTGGGCCGCTATGTCGGGCTGAAGACGCTGGATGTAACCGGCGCACCCCACGATTGTCTCCATCTCGAATATGCAGGCGGCGACACGATCTTCCTGCCGGTCGAGAACATCGACCTGATCAGCCGGTACGGATCGGAAGATGCCGAAAACCAGCTGGACCGTCTGGGCGGGGCCGGCTGGCAAACCCGGAAGGCGAAGGCCAAGAAGCGCATTCTGGAGATGGCGGCCGAGTTGATGAACATCGCCGCCGCGCGCGAGTTGAAGCGCGCCGATGCGGTGAATGCAGGGCAGGGGCTGTACGAGGAATTTGCCGCGCGTTTCCCGTATGAGGAAACGGACGACCAGTTGAACGCCATCGAGGACGTCCTGGGAGATTTGGCGTCCGGCAAGCCGATGGACCGGCTTGTGTGTGGCGATGTCGGCTTCGGCAAGACGGAAGTCGCGCTGCGAGGTGCGTTTGTGGCTGCGATGAGCGGCAAGCAGGTGGCGGTCATCGCGCCAACGACCCTGCTTGCGCGTCAGCATTACAAGACCTTTGCCGAGCGGTTTGCCGGATGGCCCCTGAAAGTGCGCCAGCTGTCCCGGCTGGTCAGCGCGAAAGAGGCATCGGAAACACGTGCGGGGCTGACAGATGGCAGCGTTGACGTCGTGGTTGGCACGCATGCGCTGCTGACCAAGAGCATCGAGTTCAAACGGCTTGGCCTGCTGATTGTGGATGAAGAGCAGCGCTTTGGCGTCAAGCACAAGGAGCGCCTCAAGGAATTGAAGGCGGACGTGCACGTGCTCACACTGTCGGCAACCCCGATTCCGAGAACGCTGCAGATGGCCCTGACGGGCATTCGTGATCTCTCGATCATTGCAACGCCGCCGGTCGACCGACTGTCCGTGCGGACCTACATCACCGAGGAAGACACGGTCACTCTGCGAGAAGCGTTGCTTCGGGAGAAATATCGTGGCGGCCAGGCCTTCTTCGTCGCACCGCGCATTCAGGACCTGGATCGGCTGGAGCGGTTCCTGCGTGACAATGTGCCGGAAGTTTCCTTTATCGTTGCACACGGACAAATGGCAGCGGGAGAGCTGGAAGACATCATGACCGCCTTTTATGAAGGCAAATATGATGTGCTGCTTTCGACAACGATTGTGGAGAGCGGACTGGACATTCCCCGTGCCAACACGCTGATCATTCACCGCGCTGACATGTTCGGCCTGGCACAACTCTACCAGTTGCGGGGGCGCGTCGGACGCTCGAAGCTGCGGGCCTATGCCTATTTCACGACCCCGAAGGACAAGGTCATCACAGAGACGGCCGACCGGAGACTGAAAATCCTCCAGTCACTAGATTCCCTTGGCGCAGGATTCCAGCTGGCGAGCCACGATCTGGACATGCGCGGTTCCGGCAATCTGCTTGGCGACCAGCAATCCGGACACGTCAAGGAAGTCGGGGTAGAGCTTTACCAATCCATGCTCGAAGATGCCGTGAACGCGCTGAAGACCGGGGCGAGCGACGGGGATGAATTTGCTGATGACTGGTCACCGCAGATCAATACAGGCGCCGCTGTCCTGATTCCGGAAAGCTATGTGGAAGACCTGAACATACGCCTGTCGCTGTACCGGCGACTGTCGGAGATATCGACAGCAGCAGAACGGGAATCCTTTGCCGCCGAGTTGATCGACCGATTTGGTCCGCTGCCGGATGAGACACGGCAGTTGCTGGAAGTCACGGCCATCAAGGTGCAGTGCAAGACGCTGGGCATTTCGAAGCTGGATGCCGGAGACAAGGGAGCCGTGTTCGCATTCCGCGAAGACACGATCCTCGATCCTGCGCGCCTTCTCGATGTGGTGCGCAGCCGACCATCCCAGTTGCGCATCCGACCGGATTCGAAACTCGTTCATTCAGGCCTGGGTGGCACGCCGGAGCAGCGCCTGTTGAACATCCGTAAATTCCTGAAGGAACTGGAAGCCGCCGCCGGACTGGTGCCTGCCTAG
- a CDS encoding CaiB/BaiF CoA-transferase family protein yields MAQGPLNGVRIVEFAGIGPGPFCGMLLSDLGADVIRIDRPGNGKPGRASDVMSRGRRSIGLNLKEPADVETALKLLEKADGLIEGFRPGVMERNGLGPDVVLGRNPKLVYGRMTGWGQTGALSHSAGHDLNYIAITGALHAMGDGDGRPRPPLNLVGDYGGGALYLAMGLLAGILNVKNGGDGQVVDVAMSDGAASLATMFYGMKAMGLWTDEREANLLDGGAHFYDTYECKDGKWVSIGSIEPQFYALLVEKAGLTDPDFQAQMDRSKWPSLKKKLMDVFKTKTRDEWCEIMEGTDICFAPVLSMSEAPSYKHNVDRQTFVEVEGVVQPAPAPRFSATPGAIQGRPAGLGEHTEDILKDWGIQ; encoded by the coding sequence ATGGCACAGGGACCGTTGAACGGCGTTCGGATAGTGGAGTTTGCGGGCATCGGCCCCGGACCGTTCTGCGGCATGTTGCTGTCGGATCTGGGTGCGGATGTCATCCGCATCGACCGACCGGGCAATGGAAAGCCTGGCCGGGCCTCTGACGTGATGAGCCGGGGCCGCCGGTCCATTGGCCTGAACCTCAAGGAGCCGGCTGATGTCGAAACTGCACTCAAGCTGCTCGAAAAGGCTGACGGCCTGATCGAGGGGTTCCGGCCCGGCGTGATGGAGCGCAATGGTCTGGGGCCGGATGTGGTGCTCGGCCGCAATCCGAAACTGGTCTATGGTCGCATGACCGGGTGGGGGCAGACTGGTGCCCTGTCTCATTCCGCGGGCCATGACCTGAATTATATCGCCATCACCGGAGCCCTGCATGCGATGGGTGATGGCGACGGCCGCCCCCGGCCGCCGCTCAATCTGGTGGGCGATTATGGTGGCGGCGCGCTGTATCTGGCGATGGGCCTGCTGGCGGGCATCCTGAATGTGAAGAATGGGGGCGACGGCCAGGTCGTGGACGTGGCCATGTCAGACGGGGCGGCATCTCTCGCCACCATGTTCTACGGCATGAAGGCCATGGGCCTGTGGACCGATGAGCGCGAGGCGAACCTTCTGGATGGCGGCGCGCATTTCTACGACACCTATGAGTGCAAGGACGGCAAATGGGTGTCCATCGGGTCTATCGAACCGCAATTCTATGCCCTGCTGGTCGAGAAGGCGGGCCTGACAGATCCTGATTTCCAGGCGCAGATGGACCGGTCGAAATGGCCTTCGCTCAAGAAAAAGCTGATGGACGTGTTCAAGACGAAGACCCGCGATGAATGGTGCGAGATCATGGAAGGCACGGATATCTGTTTCGCGCCCGTCCTCTCCATGTCCGAAGCGCCGTCCTACAAGCACAATGTTGACCGGCAGACCTTTGTGGAAGTCGAAGGTGTTGTGCAACCGGCGCCGGCGCCACGTTTCTCGGCCACTCCGGGCGCCATTCAGGGACGGCCTGCGGGGCTGGGCGAGCATACCGAGGACATTCTCAAGGATTGGGGAATCCAGTAG